In Topomyia yanbarensis strain Yona2022 chromosome 2, ASM3024719v1, whole genome shotgun sequence, one DNA window encodes the following:
- the LOC131682050 gene encoding uncharacterized protein LOC131682050 isoform X3: MAATFPGQVKLRRVYVLLKLFEILRALNLVYNCSLPTNEINLTPSPTPICLPWNLDVMAETFPGQVKLRRVHVLPKLFEILRALNLVYNCSLPTNGISLTPSPTPICLPWNLDVMAATFPGQVKLSRVYVLPKLFEILRALNLVYNCSLPTNGISLTPSPTPICLPWNLDDLAATFLGQVKLRRLANERNQLDSITDSHLFAMELGCYGGDLSRSGKAKEGICPLEATRDTAHPEFDPPLQPANIRNQVNSVTDTHPSTTELEGHDINLFR; the protein is encoded by the exons atggcggcgacctttcccggtcaggtaaagctaaggagggtatatgtcctcttgaagctattcgagatactgcgcgccctgaATTTGGTCTACAATTGCAGCTTGCCAACGAACGAAATCAActtgactccatcaccgactcccatctgtttgccatggaacttggatgttatggcggagacctttcccggtcaggtaaagctaaggagggtacatgtcctcccgaagctattcgagatactgcgcgccctgaatttggtctataattgcagtttgccaacgaacggaatcagcttgactccatcaccgactcccatctgtttgccatggaatttggatgttatggcggcgacctttcccggtcaggtaaagctaagcagggtatatgtcctcccgaagctattcgagatactgcgcgccctgaATTTGGTCTATAATTGCAGTTTGCCAACGAACGGAATCAGCTTGACTCCATCACCCACTCCCATCTGTTTGCCATGGAATTTGGATGATTTGGCGGCGACCTTTctcggtcaggtaaagctaaggagg CTTGCCAACGAACGAAATCAGcttgactccatcaccgactcccatctgtttgccatggaacttggatgttatggcggagacctttcccggtcaggtaaagctaaagagggtatatgtcctctcgaagctactcgagatactgcgcacccTGAGTTTGATCCACCATTGCAGCCTGCCAACATACGTAATCAGGTcaactccgtcaccgacacccacCCGTCTACCACAGAACTTGAAGGACACGACATCAACCTTTTCCGATAA
- the LOC131682050 gene encoding uncharacterized protein LOC131682050 isoform X2, with product MAATFPGQVKLRRVYVLLKLFEILRALNLVYNCSLPTNEINLTPSPTPICLPWNLDVMAETFPGQVKLRRVHVLPKLFEILRALNLVYNCSLPTNGISLTPSPTPICLPWNLDVMAATFPGQVKLSRVYVLPKLFEILRALNLVYNCSLPTNGISLTPSPTPICLPWNLDDLAATFLGQVKLRRVYVLLKLFEILRALNLVYNCSLPTNEISLTPSPTPICLPWNLDVMAETFPGQVKLKRVYVLSKLLEILRTLSLIHHCSLPTYVIRSTPSPTPTRLPQNLKDTTSTFSDNNALNKSDQLEGHGIPVSVSSGICFHNHSIYHRSTVRRKLAGTS from the exons atggcggcgacctttcccggtcaggtaaagctaaggagggtatatgtcctcttgaagctattcgagatactgcgcgccctgaATTTGGTCTACAATTGCAGCTTGCCAACGAACGAAATCAActtgactccatcaccgactcccatctgtttgccatggaacttggatgttatggcggagacctttcccggtcaggtaaagctaaggagggtacatgtcctcccgaagctattcgagatactgcgcgccctgaatttggtctataattgcagtttgccaacgaacggaatcagcttgactccatcaccgactcccatctgtttgccatggaatttggatgttatggcggcgacctttcccggtcaggtaaagctaagcagggtatatgtcctcccgaagctattcgagatactgcgcgccctgaATTTGGTCTATAATTGCAGTTTGCCAACGAACGGAATCAGCTTGACTCCATCACCCACTCCCATCTGTTTGCCATGGAATTTGGATGATTTGGCGGCGACCTTTctcggtcaggtaaagctaaggagggtatatgtcctcttgaagctattcgagatactgcgcgccctgaATTTGGTCTACAATTGCAGCTTGCCAACGAACGAAATCAGcttgactccatcaccgactcccatctgtttgccatggaacttggatgttatggcggagacctttcccggtcaggtaaagctaaagagggtatatgtcctctcgaagctactcgagatactgcgcacccTGAGTTTGATCCACCATTGCAGCCTGCCAACATACGTAATCAGGTcaactccgtcaccgacacccacCCGTCTACCACAGAACTTGAAGGACACGACATCAACCTTTTCCGATAACAACGCTCTAAACAAGTCAGACCAACTCGAAGGACATGGAATTCCTGTATCCGTTTCCTCAg GCATTTGCTTCCACAATCACTCGATCTACCACCGTTCAACCGTCAGGAGAAAACTTGCAGGGACATCCTaa
- the LOC131682050 gene encoding uncharacterized protein LOC131682050 isoform X1 translates to MAATFPGQVKLRRVYVLLKLFEILRALNLVYNCSLPTNEINLTPSPTPICLPWNLDVMAETFPGQVKLRRVHVLPKLFEILRALNLVYNCSLPTNGISLTPSPTPICLPWNLDVMAATFPGQVKLSRVYVLPKLFEILRALNLVYNCSLPTNGISLTPSPTPICLPWNLDDLAATFLGQVKLRRVYVLLKLFEILRALNLVYNCSLPTNEISLTPSPTPICLPWNLDVMAETFPGQVKLKRVYVLSKLLEILRTLSLIHHCSLPTYVIRSTPSPTPTRLPQNLKDTTSTFSDNNALNKSDQLEGHGIPVSVSSAHPIYRHLLPQSLDLPPFNRQEKTCRDILKSTIRT, encoded by the exons atggcggcgacctttcccggtcaggtaaagctaaggagggtatatgtcctcttgaagctattcgagatactgcgcgccctgaATTTGGTCTACAATTGCAGCTTGCCAACGAACGAAATCAActtgactccatcaccgactcccatctgtttgccatggaacttggatgttatggcggagacctttcccggtcaggtaaagctaaggagggtacatgtcctcccgaagctattcgagatactgcgcgccctgaatttggtctataattgcagtttgccaacgaacggaatcagcttgactccatcaccgactcccatctgtttgccatggaatttggatgttatggcggcgacctttcccggtcaggtaaagctaagcagggtatatgtcctcccgaagctattcgagatactgcgcgccctgaATTTGGTCTATAATTGCAGTTTGCCAACGAACGGAATCAGCTTGACTCCATCACCCACTCCCATCTGTTTGCCATGGAATTTGGATGATTTGGCGGCGACCTTTctcggtcaggtaaagctaaggagggtatatgtcctcttgaagctattcgagatactgcgcgccctgaATTTGGTCTACAATTGCAGCTTGCCAACGAACGAAATCAGcttgactccatcaccgactcccatctgtttgccatggaacttggatgttatggcggagacctttcccggtcaggtaaagctaaagagggtatatgtcctctcgaagctactcgagatactgcgcacccTGAGTTTGATCCACCATTGCAGCCTGCCAACATACGTAATCAGGTcaactccgtcaccgacacccacCCGTCTACCACAGAACTTGAAGGACACGACATCAACCTTTTCCGATAACAACGCTCTAAACAAGTCAGACCAACTCGAAGGACATGGAATTCCTGTATCCGTTTCCTCAg CCCACCCCATTTACAGGCATTTGCTTCCACAATCACTCGATCTACCACCGTTCAACCGTCAGGAGAAAACTTGCAGGGACATCCTaaaatctactatcagaacgtga